A genomic region of Carassius carassius chromosome 27, fCarCar2.1, whole genome shotgun sequence contains the following coding sequences:
- the itpk1a gene encoding inositol-tetrakisphosphate 1-kinase isoform X2, which translates to MQDDRICSPPFIVLKSECGTETLEQLQKHGITFPFICKTQVAHGITSHEMAIIFSEEDLKDIKPPCVIQSFINHNAVLYKVFVVGEAYNVVQRPSIRNFPSGPTDRRAISFNSHHVSKPESSSDLTCRDNMEGQYGEPNKDVIQKISRRLRQALGISLFGIDIIINNQTGQHAVIDINAFPGYEGVPKFFDDLLSHITSILQGQVSNGAACGHLRLNGIAQSPSVACGVHCGMLGNESSWLMDSEGIKKGPHQGLSCGGACMAPNFHQHGRSSLAAETSSQ; encoded by the exons ATGACAGAATCTGCTCACCTCCATTCATTGTCCTCAAGAGTGAATGTGGCACTGAGACTCTGGAGCAGCTTCAGAAACATGGAATCACATTTCCCTTCA TCTGCAAAACCCAAGTAGCTCATGGCATCACGTCCCATGAG ATGGCCATCATCTTCAGTGAGGAAGATCTGAAGGACATCAAGCCCCCATGTGTCATCCAGAGCTTCATCAACCATAATGCAGTGCTGTATAAGGTGTTTGTTGTAGGAGAGGCCTACAATGTGGTGCAGCGGCCCTCCATTCGAAATTTCCCATCTGGACCCACAG ACAGGAGAGCAATATCCTTCAACAGTCATCATGTGTCCAAACCAGAGTCCTCTTCTGACCTGACCTGC AGGGACAACATGGAGGGCCAGTATGGGGAACCCAACAAAGATGTCATTCAGAAAATTTCCAGAAGGTTACGACAGGCCCTTGGCATTTCTCTGTTCGGGATTGATATCATCATCAACAACCAGACCGGCCAGCACGCCGTCATCGACATCAACGCTTTCCCAG GTTACGAGGGAGTCCCCAAGTTTTTTGATGACCTGTTGAGTCACATCACCAGCATCCTGCAAGGTCAGGTGTCTAATGGAGCAGCGTGTGGTCATCTGAGATTGAACGGGATAGCTCAGAGCCCATCTGTGGCCTGCGGGGTACACTGTGGCATGCTGGGAAATGAAAGCAGTTGGTTGATGGACAGCGAGGGGATAAAGAAGGGTCCCCATCAGGGACTGAGCTGTGGTGGTGCTTGCATGGCTCCAAACTTTCACCAGCATGGCAGGTCAAGTTTAGCAGCGGAGACATCCTCGCAGTGA
- the chga gene encoding chromogranin-A, which translates to MIARGCAAFVVLVNFVFSVPVSPGHMDDKDVKVMKCIVEVIADALSKPHPIPISQDCLETLSADDRLVSILRHRNFLREMQDIAAEGASERTQDPHPGDAAEHVTSLSRDTMKTADDQSMLDALDKPEEDAEKRGAGEESEEAEQDSQKPNQIAEEEEHEDHESPSNHISNFINPEQKRESQEEATKREEDKQEEKKHSSLEKEKESDPAHHKDVDHEVNQDVKQSVMEDSEEHKGAETEGTHSKEELEEEEEKKREVGVKRWSRVSKLSHKRVEASPKLDEHREAPHHSKEREDEEGELWRSPEEQELQLMGQTQPQDKPDEEGSGSRKTGDAEIESLAAIKSELESVAQKLHDLRRG; encoded by the exons ATGATCGCACGAGGATGCGCTGCTTTCGTGGTGCTGGTGAATTTTG TCTTCTCCGTACCTGTCTCTCCAGGTCACATGGACGATAAGGATGTGAAG GTGATGAAGTGTATTGTGGAAGTGATTGCAGATGCCCTGTCCAAGCCTCATCCCATCCCAATCTCCCAGGACTGCCTTGAAACCCTCAGCGCTG ATGACAGGCTTGTGAGCATCCTGCGCCACCGCAACTTTCTCAGAGAGATGCAAGATATCGCTGCGGAGG GAGCCAGTGAAAGAACACAGGACCCACACCCAGGAGATGCAGCTGAACATGTGACTAGCCTCTCTAGAGACACAATGAAAACTGCAG ATGATCAGTCAATGTTGGATGCCTTGGATAAACCAGAAGAAGATGCAGAGAAGAGAGGAGCAGGAGAGGAGAGTGAGGAGGCAGAGCAGGATTCTCAAAAACCCAACCAGATTGCTGAGGAAGAGGAGCATGAAGATCATGAGAGTCCTAGCAATCACATTTCCAACTTCATAAACCCAGAGCAGAAGAGAGAGTCACAGGAGGAGGCCACAAAAAGGGAAGAGGATAAACAAGAGGAGAAGAAACACTCCAGCTTGGAAAAGGAGAAGGAAAGTGATCCGGCTCACCATAAAGATG TTGATCATGAAGTGAATCAAGATGTAAAACAATCCGTCATGGAGGACAGCGAGGAGCACAAGGGAGCTGAAACAGAGGGAACACATTCAAAAGAAGAgctggaagaagaggaggagaagaaAAGAGAGGTGGGAGTGAAGCGCTGGAGTCGTGTGAGCAAACTGTCCCACAAGAGAGTAGAGGCAAGCCCAAAGCTGGATGAGCACCGGGAAGCACCACACCACTCTAAGGAGAGAGAAGACGAAGAGGGGGAGCTGTGGAGGAGCCCTGAGGAGCAGGAGCTGCAGCTTATGGGACAAACTCAACCACAGGACAAACCAGATGAAGAGGGCAGCGGCAGCAGAAAGACAGGG GATGCTGAGATCGAAAGTCTGGCTGCCATCAAGTCTGAACTGGAGAGTGTGGCTCAGAAGCTCCATGATCTGAGACGAGGCTGA